The Clostridioides sp. ES-S-0010-02 genome window below encodes:
- a CDS encoding transcription antiterminator: MSLNITARQINIIKILLNSKDTMSGLALSQEIGCSSKTIQNEIKDINKQLKNGKILSIRGVGYKLEGSFDEVNLNSNLYDDVDRVEYIIRKILTLSNEEKNTIRLEDLADSMYVSVSTVKNDLKEVKRIFDKYSISVKSKHKQGICISENEDKILNCIIDLSNKRDNQLSLNDFLNDDIKEKKLIIKKILLDALNENGLVLTDIEFKNVLNNILVILSRHKYDEREFIKDYVETYSNKRSSILENEQNKEIIINSIRTFCKNLKLATSIDISHDDIFEEYLYKHISSLCKKIKLGMNQSPIIAQDIKIKYPFAFELANIAKKTIEQDLKIEINEDEVANIALHIGGAIERASYNNKDKVFKAIIVCTSGIGTSMLIKAKLENIFREKLEILKVIPSYLVEYVKVIDVDFVISTVPIEIGDIPVINISPMLSEKEIKLIEKYIETGNVYLDLDIKNLFDSALFFTDLDFKYKEEVIDFMASELVQKGYIDDDMKNSYFEREKIATTEIGNMVSIPHGAIGKVYDNKIAIGILKKPIAWEISDVRLIIMLALDKDKILDYEVIFSNIYKRVDSIAKVISICENSNFEKFVNMFK; the protein is encoded by the coding sequence ATGAGTTTAAATATAACAGCTAGACAGATAAATATAATAAAGATACTGTTAAATTCAAAAGATACAATGAGTGGACTTGCCTTAAGCCAAGAAATAGGGTGTTCTTCAAAGACTATACAAAATGAAATAAAGGATATTAACAAACAGCTTAAAAATGGTAAAATTTTATCAATAAGAGGTGTTGGTTATAAGTTAGAGGGAAGCTTTGATGAAGTGAATTTAAATAGTAACCTTTATGATGATGTAGATAGGGTAGAATATATAATCAGAAAAATACTAACTTTAAGCAATGAAGAAAAAAATACTATAAGGCTTGAAGATTTAGCAGATTCTATGTATGTAAGTGTTTCAACAGTAAAAAATGACTTAAAAGAAGTCAAGAGGATATTTGATAAGTATTCAATTTCTGTTAAATCTAAGCATAAACAAGGTATATGTATCTCTGAAAATGAAGATAAGATATTAAATTGTATAATTGATTTAAGTAATAAGAGAGACAACCAACTCAGTCTAAATGATTTTTTAAATGACGATATAAAAGAAAAAAAGTTAATAATAAAAAAAATACTATTAGACGCATTAAATGAAAATGGATTAGTACTAACTGATATAGAATTTAAGAATGTATTAAATAATATATTAGTTATTTTGAGCAGGCATAAGTATGATGAAAGAGAGTTTATAAAGGACTATGTAGAAACTTATAGCAACAAAAGAAGTTCAATATTGGAAAATGAACAGAACAAAGAGATTATAATAAATTCGATAAGAACGTTTTGTAAAAATTTAAAGCTAGCTACGTCAATAGATATAAGCCATGATGATATATTTGAAGAATATTTATATAAGCATATTAGTAGCTTGTGTAAGAAAATAAAGTTAGGCATGAATCAATCGCCTATAATAGCACAAGATATTAAAATAAAGTATCCTTTTGCCTTTGAGTTAGCTAATATAGCTAAAAAAACAATAGAACAAGATTTAAAAATAGAAATCAACGAAGATGAAGTTGCAAATATAGCTCTACATATAGGAGGTGCTATTGAGAGGGCATCCTATAATAATAAAGATAAGGTTTTCAAAGCGATAATAGTTTGTACATCAGGTATAGGTACCTCAATGTTAATAAAAGCTAAATTAGAGAATATATTTAGAGAAAAGCTAGAAATATTAAAGGTTATTCCTTCATATCTAGTTGAATATGTAAAGGTTATAGATGTTGATTTTGTAATATCTACTGTACCTATTGAAATAGGTGATATACCAGTAATAAACATCTCTCCAATGTTGAGTGAAAAGGAAATTAAATTAATTGAAAAATATATAGAAACAGGAAATGTATATTTGGATTTAGATATAAAAAACTTATTTGATAGTGCGTTGTTTTTTACTGACTTAGATTTTAAATATAAAGAAGAAGTTATTGATTTTATGGCAAGTGAACTTGTACAAAAAGGTTATATAGATGATGACATGAAAAACTCTTACTTTGAGAGAGAAAAAATAGCAACAACAGAAATAGGCAACATGGTATCTATACCACATGGAGCTATTGGAAAGGTTTATGATAATAAAATAGCAATTGGAATACTAAAAAAACCAATTGCTTGGGAAATATCAGATGTGCGCTTAATAATAATGTTGGCACTTGATAAAGATAAAATATTAGATTATGAAGTTATATTTTCAAACATATACAAAAGAGTAGACTCCATAGCGAAAGTTATAAGCATATGTGAAAATAGCAATTTCGAAAAATTTGTAAACATGTTTAAATAG
- the ytvI gene encoding sporulation integral membrane protein YtvI, translating to MDIQKQKSFIIKFTYVVLIASIIYVVLKFLFPLLMPFVISFIIAFILRPIIKLITDNTNLNRTFISAVVLLAFYGLGIFLLVSFGAKIFASISDIFFRLPDIYKSGIQPTLNTLFSKIDASTPNVNLALILGWDNISQSMMSLVASISTNALNAIASIASKTPAFMLKLIITLIASFFFTFDYQKIVNFILRQFPEKSQTMIINIKNSSINAILKLLKAYAILLSVTFVELLIGLNILQVENAFTISVIVALVDILPVLGTGSILTPWMIISLINGNIHLAIGLLILYIIITVVRQILEPKVVGQQIGLYPLITLMCMFVGAQLFGIAGLFGFPIAATIIKNLHDNGIITAFK from the coding sequence ATGGACATTCAAAAGCAAAAGAGCTTTATAATTAAATTTACATATGTAGTTTTAATAGCAAGTATTATATATGTTGTCTTAAAATTCTTATTTCCATTATTAATGCCTTTTGTGATTAGTTTTATCATTGCCTTTATTTTAAGACCTATTATAAAACTTATTACAGATAATACAAACTTAAACCGTACATTTATTTCTGCGGTAGTACTTTTAGCCTTTTATGGATTAGGAATATTTTTATTAGTTAGTTTTGGTGCAAAAATATTTGCAAGTATAAGCGACATATTTTTTAGACTTCCTGATATATATAAATCAGGTATACAGCCAACATTAAACACCTTATTTTCTAAGATAGATGCTAGTACACCTAATGTTAATCTAGCATTGATACTTGGTTGGGATAATATCAGTCAATCTATGATGTCTTTAGTTGCCTCTATTTCAACAAATGCACTTAATGCTATTGCAAGTATTGCAAGTAAAACACCTGCATTTATGTTGAAACTTATTATAACTTTAATTGCTTCTTTCTTCTTTACATTTGACTATCAAAAAATAGTGAACTTTATTTTAAGACAGTTTCCAGAAAAAAGTCAGACAATGATAATCAATATAAAAAATAGTAGTATCAATGCTATTTTAAAATTGTTAAAAGCATATGCCATACTACTATCAGTAACATTTGTAGAACTTCTTATTGGTCTTAATATCCTACAAGTTGAAAATGCATTTACTATATCTGTCATAGTTGCGCTTGTCGATATTTTACCAGTATTAGGCACAGGAAGTATCTTAACTCCTTGGATGATTATTTCATTAATCAATGGAAATATACATTTGGCAATAGGGCTTTTAATACTATACATCATCATAACTGTTGTTAGACAAATATTAGAACCAAAAGTAGTAGGACAACAAATTGGTCTGTATCCTTTAATAACACTAATGTGTATGTTTGTTGGTGCTCAACTATTTGGAATAGCTGGATTATTTGGCTTTCCTATTGCAGCTACAATCATTAAAAATCTACATGATAATGGGATTATTACTGCATTTAAATAA
- a CDS encoding tyrosine-protein phosphatase translates to MKNFRDLGGNKTEDGRTVKYGLFYRSAKLSNLSRNDIKILKDLNIKYVFDYRSDEEARKHPSTIISNIKNIRIPAMRELEESGGRFGSIEDMIESLFEKDGAFNMLNNSYYNLPVNNPSYKKLVELIKDYSNLPVLNHCTAGKDRTGVGSAIILMILGVSRENIMKDYLKSNEFADKEIERFIECKPKFKDIPKERLNYIFGVNEEYMNTAFRRIDEEYNSVEEYLYGEFNLNKEEIKKLRNQYLE, encoded by the coding sequence ATGAAAAACTTTAGAGATTTAGGTGGAAATAAAACAGAGGATGGTAGAACTGTAAAGTATGGTTTATTTTATAGGTCTGCAAAGTTGTCAAATTTGAGTAGGAATGATATAAAGATTTTAAAAGACTTAAATATCAAATATGTATTTGATTATAGGAGTGATGAAGAGGCACGTAAACATCCATCAACAATAATATCAAATATAAAAAATATAAGAATTCCAGCAATGAGAGAATTAGAAGAATCAGGAGGTCGTTTTGGCTCTATCGAAGATATGATTGAGAGTTTATTTGAAAAAGATGGTGCGTTTAATATGCTAAATAATAGCTACTATAATCTACCTGTAAATAATCCTTCATATAAAAAGCTAGTAGAACTTATAAAAGATTACTCTAATTTGCCAGTACTAAATCATTGTACAGCTGGTAAGGATAGAACTGGTGTAGGAAGTGCTATAATTCTTATGATTTTGGGTGTATCAAGAGAAAATATAATGAAAGATTATCTAAAAAGCAATGAGTTTGCAGATAAGGAAATAGAAAGGTTTATAGAATGTAAGCCTAAATTTAAAGATATTCCAAAAGAAAGATTAAATTATATATTTGGTGTAAATGAAGAATATATGAATACAGCCTTTAGAAGAATTGATGAGGAATACAATAGTGTAGAAGAGTATCTATATGGAGAATTTAATTTAAATAAAGAAGAGATAAAAAAATTGAGAAATCAATATCTAGAGTAA
- a CDS encoding sodium:alanine symporter family protein — translation MNLIDILNKVDAFIWGPPLLVLLVGTGILLTVKLGVVQITKLPRALKLIFAAENKGSGDVSSFAALCTALAATVGTGNIVGVATAIKAGGPGALFWMWIAAFFGMATKYSEGVLAIKYRTKDKNGQVSGGPMYYIVNGMGEKWRPLAIFFAISGILVALLGIGTFTQVNSITDAINSSFGVDPRITGVVLAVFVALVVFGGLKSISNVATKIVPFMAVIYIVICGVILISYWNKIPETFVLIIKSAFTPTAATGGFLGATMSLAIRNGIARGVFSNESGLGSAPIAAAAAKTEWPAEQGLISMTGTFIDTIIICTLTGFSLVISGVWCSDLNGAVMTQAAFNGAIPTFGPILLTVSLTLFAFTTILGWSYYGERCFEFLFGVKGMNGYRTVFVAMVLLGAFLKLEVVWIIADIVNGLMAIPNLIALLALSPIIVSETKKYFEYINSPENQLKRNA, via the coding sequence ATGAATCTAATTGATATTTTAAACAAAGTTGATGCTTTTATTTGGGGACCGCCCCTGTTGGTACTACTAGTTGGTACTGGTATATTACTTACTGTTAAACTTGGCGTTGTGCAAATAACAAAACTTCCACGTGCTCTTAAGCTAATATTTGCTGCTGAAAATAAAGGTAGTGGTGATGTTTCAAGTTTTGCAGCTTTATGTACTGCATTGGCTGCTACAGTTGGTACTGGTAATATCGTTGGGGTTGCCACAGCTATTAAAGCTGGTGGACCTGGTGCACTTTTTTGGATGTGGATAGCTGCATTCTTTGGGATGGCTACTAAATACTCAGAAGGTGTCCTTGCAATAAAATACAGAACTAAAGATAAAAATGGTCAAGTATCTGGTGGACCTATGTACTACATAGTAAATGGTATGGGAGAAAAATGGAGACCTCTTGCAATATTCTTTGCTATAAGTGGTATATTAGTTGCACTTTTAGGAATAGGTACTTTTACTCAAGTAAATTCAATAACAGACGCTATCAATAGTAGCTTTGGAGTGGACCCTAGAATTACAGGTGTTGTACTAGCAGTATTTGTAGCTTTAGTTGTATTTGGAGGTCTTAAAAGTATATCTAATGTTGCTACTAAGATAGTACCTTTTATGGCAGTTATCTATATTGTAATCTGTGGAGTCATTTTAATATCTTATTGGAATAAAATACCTGAAACTTTTGTATTGATAATTAAAAGTGCATTTACACCTACTGCTGCAACTGGTGGTTTTCTAGGTGCAACTATGTCACTAGCAATTAGAAATGGTATCGCCCGTGGTGTATTTTCAAATGAATCTGGTTTAGGTAGTGCTCCAATAGCAGCTGCTGCAGCTAAAACTGAGTGGCCAGCAGAGCAAGGACTTATATCTATGACAGGAACTTTTATAGATACTATTATAATCTGTACACTTACTGGATTTTCTCTTGTTATATCAGGTGTTTGGTGTTCAGACTTAAATGGTGCTGTTATGACTCAAGCAGCTTTTAATGGTGCTATTCCTACATTTGGACCAATATTACTTACAGTTAGCTTAACATTATTTGCATTCACTACAATTTTGGGGTGGAGTTATTATGGAGAAAGATGTTTTGAATTCCTATTTGGTGTAAAAGGTATGAATGGATATAGAACTGTATTTGTAGCTATGGTATTATTAGGTGCATTCTTAAAGTTAGAAGTAGTTTGGATAATTGCTGATATTGTAAATGGACTTATGGCAATACCTAACTTAATAGCTTTGCTTGCACTATCACCTATAATAGTATCTGAAACTAAAAAATACTTTGAATATATAAATTCTCCAGAAAATCAACTAAAAAGAAATGCATAA
- a CDS encoding flagellar protein FliS: MRLNYIFKCYCDKCKDIWNNSSIELCKEIETYSEDSQKKCEGELDKLIDKVSVHLEKCPSDVVLRKMWIKKGEAFLQKTLEKENIFKLEKMNVEDRKKFLEITKQFIRDARGFDDDLPIEDIMQAMRNVWISNALQLLFGKDVYYSKASFAYSMLYPYTDNYLDNTKTNEMDKALFNRWLEKRLLGEKIKPNNCHESKVSQMIDYIEEVYPREDFKEIYESLLLIFESQVKSLKQQDKETYLHKDEILSISIEKGGSSVLVDGYLINGLMTNEEVKFCIGYGFLLQISDDLQDIKEDLKCNHKTIMTEMSKKGLLDEIANKLINFTIELIENFKINSRNEAITDMIKNDCLMLILFSIAYNAEFFSIEYIKKIERFLPYTISYSLEIKEKMRKKFKNIDFLNNENEYKEMIDTICAK; encoded by the coding sequence ATGAGATTAAATTATATATTTAAATGCTATTGTGACAAATGTAAAGATATATGGAATAATTCAAGTATCGAATTATGTAAAGAAATAGAAACATATAGTGAAGATTCACAAAAAAAGTGTGAAGGCGAATTAGATAAATTGATAGATAAAGTATCAGTTCACTTAGAAAAGTGTCCAAGTGATGTTGTTCTAAGAAAAATGTGGATAAAAAAAGGTGAAGCTTTTTTGCAAAAAACACTAGAAAAAGAGAATATTTTTAAATTAGAGAAAATGAATGTAGAAGATAGAAAAAAATTCTTAGAAATAACAAAACAATTTATCAGAGATGCTAGAGGATTTGATGATGATTTACCTATAGAAGATATTATGCAGGCCATGAGAAATGTATGGATTTCAAATGCACTGCAATTATTATTTGGAAAAGATGTCTATTATTCAAAAGCAAGTTTTGCATATAGTATGTTATATCCATATACAGACAATTATTTAGATAATACAAAGACAAATGAAATGGATAAAGCCTTATTCAATCGTTGGTTAGAAAAAAGACTCTTAGGAGAAAAAATTAAACCTAATAACTGTCATGAAAGTAAAGTATCTCAGATGATAGATTATATTGAAGAGGTTTATCCTAGAGAAGATTTTAAAGAAATATATGAGTCATTGTTATTAATATTTGAAAGCCAAGTAAAGAGTTTAAAACAGCAGGATAAGGAGACTTATTTGCATAAAGACGAAATATTATCTATTTCTATTGAAAAGGGAGGTTCATCTGTTTTAGTAGATGGATATTTAATAAATGGGCTTATGACAAATGAAGAGGTAAAGTTTTGTATTGGTTATGGATTTTTATTACAAATATCTGATGATTTACAGGATATAAAAGAAGATTTAAAGTGTAATCATAAGACTATTATGACAGAGATGTCAAAAAAGGGTTTATTGGATGAAATTGCAAATAAGTTAATAAACTTTACTATTGAATTAATAGAAAACTTTAAAATTAACAGTAGAAATGAAGCTATAACAGACATGATAAAAAATGATTGTTTAATGTTGATTTTGTTTTCTATAGCTTATAATGCTGAATTTTTTTCTATAGAATATATAAAAAAAATAGAGAGATTTCTTCCATATACGATATCTTATTCATTGGAAATTAAAGAAAAGATGCGAAAAAAATTTAAAAATATTGATTTTTTAAATAATGAAAATGAATATAAAGAAATGATTGATACTATATGTGCAAAGTAG
- the pfkB gene encoding 1-phosphofructokinase, which translates to MIYTVTLNPSIDYIVELDELNTGSTNRVNEEYVYPGGKGINVSCILKELGHDNTSLGFISGFTGEYIVKTLEEKKLKTDFIKLKNGFSRINVKIKVSEETEINGQGPNISDEYINLLYKKLDKLNQDDILILAGSIPSTLDEKLYENIMSRLEEKNIKIVVDATKNLLLNVLKYKPFLIKPNNDELEEMFGVKLNSNEDIVKYAKKLKEMGAVNVLVSMGKDGALLITEDNEVFISDVPKGTVKNSAGAGDSMVAGFISGYLSTGEYDYALKLGAASGSATAFSYDLAERKYIDKLVNEISVKRF; encoded by the coding sequence ATGATTTATACAGTAACATTAAATCCATCAATAGATTATATAGTTGAATTAGATGAATTAAATACAGGAAGTACAAATCGTGTAAATGAAGAATACGTTTATCCAGGAGGAAAAGGTATAAATGTGTCTTGTATACTTAAAGAACTTGGACATGACAATACATCATTAGGTTTTATAAGTGGTTTTACTGGTGAATATATAGTAAAAACATTGGAGGAAAAAAAATTAAAAACAGACTTTATAAAATTGAAAAACGGTTTTTCAAGAATAAATGTAAAAATAAAAGTGTCAGAGGAAACCGAAATTAATGGACAAGGACCCAATATAAGTGATGAATACATCAACCTATTATATAAAAAACTTGATAAATTAAATCAAGATGATATTTTAATATTGGCAGGTAGTATACCATCTACTTTAGATGAAAAATTATATGAAAATATAATGTCTAGACTAGAAGAAAAGAATATAAAAATTGTTGTAGATGCAACAAAAAATCTTCTTCTCAATGTATTAAAATATAAGCCTTTCCTAATTAAACCTAATAATGATGAGCTAGAGGAAATGTTTGGTGTTAAATTAAATTCAAATGAAGATATAGTAAAGTATGCTAAAAAGTTAAAAGAAATGGGAGCTGTAAATGTTTTAGTGTCAATGGGTAAAGATGGTGCATTACTGATTACAGAAGATAATGAAGTATTTATAAGTGATGTACCAAAAGGAACTGTAAAAAATTCTGCAGGAGCAGGAGATTCTATGGTAGCAGGGTTTATATCTGGATATCTAAGTACTGGTGAATATGATTATGCTCTTAAATTAGGTGCAGCTTCAGGAAGTGCAACTGCTTTTTCATATGATTTAGCTGAAAGAAAATATATTGATAAATTAGTAAACGAAATATCTGTTAAAAGATTTTAA
- a CDS encoding DNA topoisomerase III produces the protein MGKILVLAEKPSVGRDIAKVLGSKNEKNGYIEGPKYIVTWALGHLVTLADPESYGERYKSWSLEDLPILPKYLKTVVIKKSGKQFNTVKAQMNRNDIDEIVIATDAGREGELVARWIIEKSQVKKPLKRLWISSSTDKAIKEGFAKLKSGKEYENLYYSAIARAEADWIIGINATRALTTKYNAQLSCGRVQTPTLAMILKREEEIRNFKPKEYYGLEIIATKGNSDIKFIWNDKNNNSSTFSKEKMEGVSKKVKDLDVKISEVNKSYKKKYSPALYDLTELQRDANKMFGFSAKETLSIMQKLYEHHKVLTYPRTDSRYLTSDIVGTLKDRIKAVNVSDYSKVCNKLLKSNIVSNKSFVDNSKVTDHHAIIPTEQKVFMSDFTDKERKIYNLVVKRFLAVLSPPFEYEQTTISATIEGETFKAKGNKVINLGWKESYKDMDDEDEYESIPNVLEKDILKVKSLKMTSGRTNPPPYLNEATLLTSMEKSGLGTVATRADIIEKLFNSFLMEKKNKDIYITSKGKQLLDLVPVDLKTPELTASWEKKLLDISKGKLNKNTFINDMKDYSKAIVLEVKSSDSKFKHDNLTKNRCPECGKFMLEVNGKKGKMLICEDRECNTRKTISQTTNSRCPNCHKKLELRGEGEGRIFTCSCGYREKLSSFNKRKQEEKKKASKKDVNQYLKNQNKNQEVFNNPFAEALAKLKK, from the coding sequence ATGGGAAAAATATTAGTACTAGCAGAAAAACCTTCTGTGGGAAGAGATATAGCAAAAGTTTTGGGTTCAAAAAATGAAAAAAATGGATATATAGAGGGACCAAAGTATATTGTTACCTGGGCACTAGGTCATTTGGTTACACTTGCTGACCCTGAAAGTTATGGAGAAAGATACAAATCATGGAGTTTAGAAGATTTACCAATACTTCCTAAGTATCTAAAGACTGTTGTAATAAAAAAAAGTGGAAAGCAGTTTAATACAGTGAAGGCTCAAATGAACAGAAATGATATAGATGAAATAGTTATAGCAACAGATGCAGGGAGAGAAGGAGAACTTGTAGCAAGATGGATAATAGAGAAATCTCAAGTAAAAAAACCTTTAAAACGTCTTTGGATTTCTTCAAGTACAGATAAAGCAATAAAAGAAGGTTTTGCAAAACTAAAAAGTGGTAAAGAATATGAAAATTTGTACTATTCAGCAATAGCACGAGCAGAAGCCGATTGGATTATTGGAATAAATGCAACTAGAGCTTTAACAACAAAGTATAACGCACAGCTTTCTTGTGGAAGAGTGCAGACTCCTACTCTTGCTATGATATTGAAAAGAGAAGAAGAAATAAGAAATTTTAAACCTAAAGAATATTATGGATTGGAGATAATTGCAACAAAGGGCAACTCAGATATAAAGTTTATTTGGAATGATAAAAATAATAATTCCTCAACTTTTAGTAAAGAAAAGATGGAAGGTGTATCAAAAAAAGTAAAAGATTTAGATGTTAAAATATCTGAAGTAAATAAATCATATAAGAAAAAATATTCACCTGCGCTTTATGATTTAACAGAATTACAAAGAGATGCAAATAAAATGTTTGGATTTTCAGCAAAAGAAACATTATCTATAATGCAAAAACTATATGAACACCATAAGGTACTTACTTATCCTAGAACTGATTCTAGGTATCTAACTTCGGATATTGTTGGGACATTAAAAGATAGAATAAAAGCTGTAAATGTTAGTGATTATTCGAAGGTTTGTAATAAGTTATTAAAAAGTAATATTGTATCTAATAAGTCTTTTGTTGATAATTCAAAAGTAACAGACCATCATGCCATAATACCAACAGAGCAAAAAGTGTTTATGAGTGATTTTACAGATAAAGAAAGAAAAATATATAATCTTGTCGTAAAAAGGTTTTTGGCAGTATTAAGTCCTCCCTTTGAATATGAACAGACAACTATAAGTGCAACTATAGAGGGCGAGACATTTAAAGCCAAAGGCAATAAAGTAATAAATCTAGGTTGGAAAGAAAGCTATAAAGATATGGATGATGAAGATGAATATGAAAGCATTCCAAATGTGTTGGAAAAAGATATTCTTAAAGTTAAAAGCTTGAAGATGACTTCAGGAAGGACAAATCCACCACCATACTTAAATGAGGCTACACTTTTAACATCTATGGAGAAAAGTGGACTTGGTACAGTTGCTACTAGAGCAGATATAATAGAAAAATTATTCAATTCATTTTTGATGGAAAAGAAAAATAAAGATATATATATAACATCAAAAGGAAAACAACTGTTAGATTTAGTTCCTGTGGACTTAAAGACACCAGAACTTACAGCATCGTGGGAAAAGAAATTATTAGATATTTCAAAAGGGAAGCTTAATAAAAATACATTTATAAATGATATGAAGGATTATTCAAAAGCTATTGTATTAGAAGTAAAAAGTAGTGATAGCAAATTTAAACATGATAATTTAACTAAAAATAGATGCCCAGAATGTGGTAAATTTATGCTAGAGGTAAATGGTAAGAAAGGTAAAATGTTAATTTGTGAAGATAGAGAGTGTAATACTAGAAAAACCATATCACAAACAACTAATTCAAGATGCCCTAATTGTCATAAAAAATTAGAACTTCGTGGTGAAGGTGAAGGAAGAATATTTACTTGTAGTTGTGGGTACAGGGAAAAATTATCCTCTTTTAATAAAAGAAAACAAGAGGAAAAAAAGAAAGCATCAAAGAAAGATGTTAATCAATATCTAAAAAATCAAAATAAAAATCAAGAAGTATTTAATAATCCATTTGCAGAAGCCTTAGCTAAGTTGAAAAAATAA